The Vibrio aphrogenes genomic interval GAATTACGATTCGCTTCACTCCCGCTTGATGAGCTTTGAGTAATTCCGATTGAGTGTCTGAAAAAGCGGGAAAATCAAAATGACAATGACTATCGATAAAAGAATATTCAGGCATTAAATTCTGTTTTACCCTTGGATTTTTGTTGCGGGCGACTCTCCGAACGATAAGCACAGCAGCTACGTTTATGTTCAGGTGTGAGGCCTAACTCCTCGCACCAAGCATCATAACGGGCTAGCCAATATTTCAGTTTTGCTAAGATCATACACTTTCTCCGGGCAACGTCAGCTCATTTCATTAAAGCAAAAGGGCTGACATTACGCCAACCCTTTCATTCTATTATCAATGTGTATTCACAAATTAGTGTTCACGGGTTGCACGGAACATCACATCCGGAAAACGCTCTTTAGCCAAGTTTAAGTTCACCATTGTTGGCGCGATGTAAGATAAGTTATCTCCACCATCTAATGCGAGGTTAGTTTGATTCTTACGCTTGAACTCTTCTAGTTTCTTATCATCATCACACTCAATCCAACGAGCCGTTGCCACGTTGACACTCTCATAAATCGCTTCAACGTTATACTCTGACTTCAAGCGAGCCACGACCACATCAAACTGTAGCACACCGACCGCACCCACAATCAAATCGTTATTTTGTAATGGACGGAAAACCTGCACCGCCCCTTCTTCTGAAAGTTGAACTAAGCCTTTTAACAATTGCTTTTGTTTTAGTGGATCACGTAGACGAATACGACGGAATAACTCTGGCGCAAAGTTGGGAATACCCGCAAATTTCAGCGTTTCACCTTGAGTAAACGTATCACCAATTTGAATAGTGCCGTGGTTATGAAGACCAATGATATCGCCTGCATAAGCATTTTCAGCACGCGAACGATCCCCAGCCATAAAGGTTACTGCATCGGAAATGTTGACCATTTTACCGGTACGAACATGGTTCATTTTCATGCCTTGTTTATAAGTACCAGACACCACTCGCATGAAGGCAATACGGTCACGGTGTTTAGGGTCCATATTGGCTTGGATCTTAAACACAAAACCGGAGAATTTATCCTCGGTAGCTTCCACTTTACGTTCATTCGCTTCACGAGGCATTGGAGCAGGAGCCCATTCTGTCAAGCCATCTAGCATGTGATCGACACCGAAGTTGCCCAGCGCCGTACCGAAGAATACCGGCGTTAGCTCACCTTTTAGGAATAGCTCTTGATCAAACTCGTGTGAGGCACCAATCACCAGCTCTAATTCTTCACGTAGCTGTTCTGCTAGCTCATCACCAATTTCTGCGTTCAGTTCAGGATTATCCAAACCTTTCACAATACGGACTTCTTGTATGGTGTGACCATGACCGGTGGAATACAAGATCGTCTCATCACGATGAATGTGATACACGCCTTTAAATTCTTTACCGCAGCCAATTGGCCAAGATACCGGTGCGCATGCCATGTTTAATTCATTTTCCACTTCATCAAGAAGCTCCATTGGATCACGAATATCACGGTCACATTTGTTCATGAAAGTAACGATTGGCGTATCACGTAAACGAGTTACTTCCATTAACTTACGAGTTCGATCTTCGACACCTTTGGCCGCATCAATCACCATCAAGCAAGAATCCACCGCGGTTAAAGTACGGTAAGTATCTTCCGAGAAATCTTCGTGTCCTGGGGTATCGAGTAAGTTAACAAGACAATCGTTATAAGGAAATTGCATGACCGAAGTGGTCACCGAAATACCACGTTCTTTTTCCATTTCCATCCAGTCCGATTTCGCGTGCTGGCTTGCCCCACGGCCTTTTACCGAGCCTGCGGTTTGAATTGCGTTTCCGAATAATAATACTTTTTCAGTAATGGTGGTTTTACCCGCATCCGGGTGGGAGATGATCGCAAACGTACGACGCTTGCCGACTTCGGTAAGGAATGACATGAATGGAAACCTTATAAACTGTTTGAGCTATTGCCATCTCATCGACGACAAAAAAATATTAGGATCACTTTACGATAGGGATCACAAGTGAGATGGGCGAATTATACGCAAAATTTACGATAACTCTAGGTTAAAGCATTATCTCTAAGCAAAGGGGTTAAAACTGTCCAACATCATATTCATGATAATGGCGTCTTCTTTACCATGAGAAGTGGTATTTGAAGGATAATAATTCACTCGGCGATCAATTTCATTAAAGCCCAAAGACTCATACAAATGGTAAGCGCCTCGATTACTCTCACGGACTTCAAGCCAAATACTGTCCGCTGCTGCGTTTTCACTGTATTCGATTAAATGTTCTAACAGCTTGCGGCCATAGCCTTTACCTTGCTGCTTAGGATCCACCGCGATGGTTAGCAAGGTCACCTCACCCACAATATTTTGGCTATACACATAGCCCACCAGTTGGTTATCTACCCATAAGGCAAATTGATATTTACTGGAATTGGCTGAATCTTGGTGCGATAAATCACGAATCATGGTTTCAGACCAAGGGTGAGAGTGGGCACATTGTTCTATCGCCCAAACGGCATCTAAATGCTCAGGCTGTAAAGGAAGATATTGCTCATTCGACATAAAGTGATTAGCTCTTAACGGTATGAAAAAATTAAGGGGGGATAATACATTAGTGCTGTAATGAAATCGTTATGCCGATAAATCGTTATACGAACAAATTTGTTGCCATAAATCACGACGATTTTGCGTGTTACCATGAATATCCGCAAGAGCGGGTGAAGTCAATTGCTTCACACCTTGCCACGTCTCAGCCATTTCCGCCTCACATCCTGCAAACCACACCCAAGTTAACGCATGCTTTTGCAGTTGAGTCACTTGAGCGGGCGTGAGATGTAAAGCTTGCTGAGGTTGCAATTTCATACTGGCAAGCACTTTAATGAATAAGCTCGCATCTTGGCCTTGTGGACAAGCATCCGCCACCAGCAGCAACGAACAATCTGCTGGTAAGATAATCCCTGGTGCTTGATAGCCGAGCAATCTCTCAGGGTGAGCTAACTCCCACACGGTAATGCCCATTTCTTTTAGATAAGTCTGTTGTTGTCTATCGAGCATAATGCCTTCGCTGTGAGTGCGTGTCAGCGCTTAAATGATCAGGATTAAAATTCAGGGCTGTATTCTACCAAACCCGACTTATCGGTGAAAGGTGTGCCTTCCAGTGCCATGACTTGAAAAGCGCCGGGAGTAAACTCTGGCAAGTCATTATAAATGGAAGTAAGACCAAATGAGGCGGCATCTTGAAAGCCGATGCGTGAATAGTAGTCCGGCTCGCCCAGTACAACACAAGCGGTATAACCAAATTCTAATAGTGAATCTAAGCCTGCGCGAATTAAACGTTCAGCCACCCCGTGACCTCGATAGCCTTCTTTAACGGTTACCGGTGCCAATCCTTGCCATCCACAATCTTCACCATTAATGGTAACCGGTGTAAATAAAACATGACCAATCACTTCCCCTTCATCGCTACACGCCACTAAAGATAAAGTGAAACGGCTATTTTCACGTAAAGAGCGAACCAGCTTTGCTTCAGCAGATGTTGGAAAAGCCGATTTTAATAATGCATCAATAGGTAGGATATCCGCCGGAGCTTCAGTACGAATTTGCATGGTCAGTCTCATCATAATTAAGAAAATGAAGGGCAAGATTCTATACTGAATTTACCCTCGAATGTCATTTTTCTTATTGTAATTGAATACGAAGATTGAAAACGATACCTCGCCTCAATTTTCATTATCCCCATCATACTCATTAGAGCGTCAGAAATTGTCTAAAAAAGACTTGAGAACCAGGGTATAATTCTATTATAAGCCTTTGTTCTACAATCAATAATGAGCAGCTAATGAGTACACTTGGGATCAGGCCAACGCTTTAGGCTAGCACTTCTTTTGTCGCCGGCTGACTCATTCCTTTTTGCACAAAATTCGCCAGTTGCTCCATGCATTGCGTGACCGGTTTAGGTAAAGAATCTAAATCTAAGCTGTCCATTAAGTTTTTCACTTCTAGTCCAAGCTCAGTATCCCCTTCAATCTTTAAACGACGTTGGAAAAATAACGTATCAGGATCTTCTTTGCGCCCTGCAATTAATACCAGATCATTAAGAGTGCCTGAAAAGCTGACATCTTGTGACTGTGGCGACTGTGAAACAATCAGTTTTTCATCTTGATAACTGATCATCCAGCTTAAGTTCAGGTCTGAGATTGACACTTTTAACCAACGATCTTGTAAAAACTCAAAATCACCATCTTCTAAAGCTTCATGAAAGACACGCTGTAATCCTTCTAATAACACTTTATTATGCACAGACTGAGGGATCAGCTTGGCAGGAATAGACATCAGTGACGCAGCGTTCATCACCAGTTTAGAATGAAGACTCGAAAGCATAATACCTCCACATAAAAGCCACTACTTTACTTATTCAAAACAAATTATCTCTGTGTTGCGTCAAAAAAAGCACTCAATTCTGATAAAAAACCACTTTATGGGTAGGGATAACCAACGTAAACCTGCCTTATATCAATTTTCTAGGCAATGAATCCCATAAAATGACGTTCATCATATTATTAATAAGGTAAGTCAGGATGGAACTACTGTGCCCTGCAGGCAATTTACCTGCGCTCAAAACAGCTATCGATTGTGGAGCGGATGCTGTTTATATTGGATTCAAAGATGATACCAACGCGCGACACTTTGCTGGGCTTAACTTTAACGACAAAAAACTCGACAAGGCGGTCGACTATGTGCATGACCATAAGAAAAAAATCCATGTCGCTTTAAATACTTTTGCCCACCCAAATGGCTTTGAACGCTGGACTAATGCCGTTGATAAAGCCGCAGATTTAGGGGTTGATGCTCTGATTGTTGCTGATATCGCCTTACTCGATTATGCGGCAAAACGTTACCCTGAAATGGAACTGCATTTATCGGTACAAGCATCTGCGACCAACAGTGCCGCTATTCAATACTACGCGAATAATTTCAATGTAAAACGCGTTGTATTACCTCGTGTACTTTCAATGCATCAAGTCAAACAGTTATCACGCAACATCCCACAAGGGGTTGAACTTGAAGTGTTTGCTTTTGGCAGTTTATGCATTATGTCTGAAGGGCGTTGTTACCTTTCTTCTTATTTAACGGGCGAATCTCCAAATACGGTTGGCGCGTGCTCTCCGGCTAAATATGTACGCTGGCAAGAAACTGAACATGGATTAGAATCACGCCTTAATGATATTTTGATTGACCGTTATGGTGACGGTGAGAATGCCGGTTACCCGACCCTATGCAAAGGCCGCTTTGATATTAACATTACTGGTGAAGAGCAGCGTTATCACGTACTCGAAGAACCTACCAGCCTAAATACTTTATCCATGCTCCCCGAGCTATTTGCTGCCAATGTCGCTTCCGTCAAAATTGAAGGTCGTCAACGTAGCCCAGCTTATGTTGAGCAAGTCACCAAAACTTGGCGTGCTGCGATTGACCGTTATTTGGCTTCTCCTGAGAGCTATCAAGTGCAACCACAATGGAATGCAACGCTTGCCAATGTGTCAGAAGGCACCCAAACCACACTCGGTGCTTATCACCGTAAATGGCAGTGATCAAGGAAATAGACTATGACTCAAGATTCTTCTTTTCAATATTCTCTAGGGCCGATTTTATATTTCTGGCCGAAACAAGACGTTGAAGCCTTTTACCAACAAGCGAAACATAGCCAAGCAGATATTATCTATCTTGGTGAAGCGGTGTGCTCCAAACGCCGTGAAATGAAACCTGCACAATGGTTTGAGATTGCAAAAGACCTCGCGCAATCCGGCAAGCAAGTCGTACTTTCTACGATGGCTTTGTTAGAAGCACCCAGCGAAGTTAATGTGATGAAAAAGTACATCGATAATGGTGACTTTGCTATCGAAGCGAATGACGTTTCCGGGATCCAACTCGCTCATCAAGCCAAAGTTCCGTTTGTGGTAGGAGCCGCCGTTAACACTTACAACGCGCACACCCTTAAATTATTTGCACAACAAGGAATGATTCGTTGGTGTATGCCGGTCGAGCTCTCGCGTGATTGGTTACAACAAACCTTACAACAATGCGACACACTAGGTATTCGAAATCAGTTTGAAATTGAAGTGTTCAGCTACGGTTATTTACCACTAGCCTATTCTGCTCGCTGCTTTACCGCTCGGGCAGAAAATAAAGCCAAAGACGATTGTGAGACTTGTTGTATTAAGTACCCAACCGGAATTCAAGTCAGTAGCCAAGAAGGACAAGAGGTGTTTAATCTCAATGGCATACAGACTCAATCAGGCTATTGCTACAATTTAGGTAATGATCTTGAAAGCATGAAAGGATTGGTCGATGTTGTGCGCTTGAGCCCATTAGGTCTTGATACGCTTACTACATTAGCTGACTTTAAAGCTAATGAAGATAACCAACACCGAATCATCACCGATCATAAACAATGTAATGGCTATTGGCACCAGTTAGCAGGTTTAATTCAAACGCCCTAATTGACGATCAGCACCCGAGTTCCCATTCTCGCTGCATGCCAACGAAAGAATCAAGGTCTATCAGCAGTCAACAATAATGGGCAATTAAGGATAATAAGTATTCAATGGAAATAAATAAAGGCCTCACATTAGAGGCCTTTATTTTAAGTTTCTATTTACGCGCTAAGTTTCTATTTACGCACTAAGTTTCATTTACGCACTAAGTTTAGGCGCTCGGTATACTTGCTGTGGACGATTATTCGATTCCTGAGGCTCTTGGCTTCCTTTCGTGGCGTCACTTTTTTGTTCCGCTGCTTCTTGGGCACGTTCGGTTTGAATCGCTTTAAAAATACGTCCCAACTCTAAGAACGCATAACGGTGCTCTGAAAACTCGTACACATTCATTGATATCGCTAACTTATACAAAGCAATAGCATTGGAGTAATCTCCTTTGTATTGATAATCCTTAGCCAGATAAAAATACAGTTCTGTCAGTTTTTGGGCTAATTCAACATTATTTTGAGTACCCATCGCCACCGATTCTAGAATGTCATTTTGATTCACATGACCTAAAGTCATCGCCACCAATTGCCATCCCCATTGTTCGTCTTTCTCTTGATAATGCTGCTCAAGATGCTCTAGCGCTTTTTGCTCATCCATTTCACGTTCAATGTAAAATAACCATAATGCTCGATAGGGATCGCTGGGATCTTTATCATAGTTACTTTGCATATCTTGTAATGCTAACGGAATACGCTCAGCATAATACAAAGCAATGGCTCGATTGCGCTCCGCATACTCATTATTAGGATCGAGCTCTAGGCTGGAATCAAAGGCATCAAACGCCGAATCGTAGTCACTCATTTGAGTATAATAAACACCCAACACATTAAAAACTTCAGATTGCGCCGGATTCAGTTTTAACGATGTTTCATAATCTAAACGCGCCAGATCAGCCATCCCAACACTATCAAGGTAACGTCCTCGCTCAGCAAACATCTGAGCACGTACGCTAGTACTGACTTCTTTGCGCATAACTAATTGGTTAAGGCGAGCGATCTGCAGCTCTTGTTGAACCGAAGGTTGCAAAGGAATTGCTAACGGCGGATAAACAAATGAATTTGAAGAATTACCTTGATTTGCACACCCGAATAAAAAGAAAGCGCTCATCAAGCTTAACCATTTAAAATATTTCACGAATTCCGTGCTCCTTTTCCGCCGACCTTACTCTGCACTTTAACGCTCAAAGTAATAACCAGTCCAATAAACTAATGTTCAATATACACTTTGTTTCCATGACTCACCAACTATTCCTCAGTGAGCATCTTTGTCCGACTTAACGTCATTACCCATCTTTATTTTAGGCAAAAAAAAGAGGAGCCGTAGCCCCTCTTTTATCAAGCGTTATGTTGAGACAACTTATTCAGCTGATGGTTCAACTGCTGTTTCTTCCGTTTTCTCGACAGCTTCTTTCATACTTAGACGTACGCGACCTTGGCGGTCAATTTCAAGTACTTTAACTTGAACTTCTTGACCTTCAGATAGGTAGTCAGACACCTTCTCAATACGCTTATCTGCAATTTGAGAAATGTGTACTAGGCCATCTTTGCCAGGAAGAATCGTAACGAATGCACCAAAATCAGCAAGACGAGCGACTTTACCTGTGTAGATACGGCCAACTTCAACTTCTGCAGTAATTTCTTCGATACGACGGATCGCTTCTTTCGCAGCTTCACCTTCAGTTGCTGCAATCTTGATGGTGCCATCATCTTCGATTTCGATGGTTGTGCCAGTTTCTTCAGTTAGAGCACGAATTACCGCACCACCTTTACCAATCACATCTTTGATTTTCTCAGCCGAGATCTTCATGGTGTGAATGCGTGGCGCAAATTCAGAAATCTCTTCACGAGCACCAGAAATCGCTTCATCCATTACGCTTAGGATGTGCTTACGCGCGCCTTGAGCTTGGTTAAGCGCAATTTGCATGATTTCTTTAGTGATACCTTCAATTTTGATATCCATTTGTAGCGCAGTGATACCTTCATTCGTACCGGCTACTTTAAAGTCCATATCACCAAGGTGGTCTTCGTCACCTAGGATGTCAGAAAGTACAACGAAATCGTCGCCTTCTTTTACAAGACCCATCGCGATACCCGCAACAGAAGATTTAATTGGCACACCGGCATCCATAAGAGCAAGAGACGTACCACAAACCGATGCCATTGAAGATGAACCATTAGATTCTGTGATTTCCGATACTACACGAACGGTGTATGGGAACTCTTCAACTGATGGCATTACCGCTTGGATACCACGTTTTGCTAATTTACCGTGACCAATTTCACGACGCTTAGGAGAACCAACGAAACCAGTTTCACCTACACAGTATGGAGGGAAGTTGTAGTGTAGAAGGAAGTTGTCTTTCTTCTCACCTAGTAGGCTATCGATGATTTGTGCATCACGTTGTGTGCCAAGCGTTGCTGTTACAAGCGCCTGAGTTTCACCACGTGTAAATAATGCAGAACCGTGAGTACGTGGTAATACACCTGTACGAACGTCTAGTGCACGAACCATGTCTTTTTCACGACCATCGATACGTGGGTTACCTGCAATGATGCGGCTACGTACTACGGTTTTTTCTAAATCGTGGAAGATAGTGTGAACTTCTTTTAAGTTCAACTCTTCGTTTTCAGCCAATAGCGCTTCATTGACTTCTGCTGCGATTTCGTGAATACGGTCGTAACGAGCCATCTTCTCTGTGATTTGGTAAGCATCGATCAATTTTGCTTCAGCCAGTTCAGCAATCTTGTTTTTAAGCTCAGTGTTTTCTGCTGGAGCAACCCAATCCCATGCTGGTGTTGCCACTTCTGCTGCAAATTCATTGATAGCAGAAATGACCGTTTGTTGTTGATCATGACCGTAAACAACTGCTGCTAGCATTTCTTCTTCAGTTAGGTTGTCTGCTTCTGACTCAACCATTAATACCGCACTTTCAGTACCTGCAACCACAAGGTCAAGCTTAGAGTTTTCTAGCTCTTTTTCACTTGGGTTAAGCACTAATTGACCGTCAATGTGACCTACACGAGCCGCACCGATTGGACCATTAAATGGTACACCAGAGATGGCTAGTGCTGCAGACGTACCGATCATAGTGATGATGTCTGGAGAGATATTCGGGTTTGCAGATACAACCGTTGCAATAACCTGAACTTCGTTTTTGAATGCATCAGGGAAAAGTGGACGGATTGGACGGTCAATCAGACGTGCAATCAGCGTTTCGCCTTCAGAAGGACGACCTTCACGCTTGAAGAAACCACCAGGGATTTTACCTGCAGCGTAAGTACGTTCTTGGTAGTTTACCGTTAGAGGGAAGAAGTCTTGGCCTTCAACCGCTTCTTTTTTGGCTACAACTGAAACAAAAACAGAAGTGTCATCCATGCTAGCCATAACAGCTGCAGTAGCTTGACGAGCAATAACACCCGTTTCTAGAGTAATGGTATGATTACCGTATTGAAATTTCTTTACGATTGGATTCACGTAAAATTCCTTAATTTTGAGTTTAAAGATGAGCTCTCATTCACTTTACCAATCGCGACTAATAGCAACATTTTCATATTTCAGCACACCGCCCAAAATAAAAAACCTTGTTATTAGTCGCGACCTTCATGGTCGACATCGGTGACTGTAAAGTGATAGAGGTATGATCAATCTTCACTATTTCAGCAAAGAACTAACCAAACGAGGCATAGTATAAACTAGGTGAGGCAAAAAGTCTTATCTTGCAGGGTAATAAGCTGGGATCAACACAAGAATTTAAACAACAAAAAAGGAGCCGAAGCTCCTTTTTTGGTATCTGTTTAATTATTTCGGCGACTCATCGCCATCATGCATAAACCAATACTTCTAATCTTGGTACTAAACCAAACGACGAATTAACGACGTAGACCTAGACGTTGGATTAGTGCGAAGTAACGCTCTAGATCTTTACCTTTTAGGTAATCTAGAAGTTTACGACGACGAGAAACCATACGTAGAAGACCGCGACGGCTGTGGTGGTCTTGTTTGTGGTTAGCGAAGTGGCCTTGTAGGTGGTTGATAGAAGCAGTAAGTAGTGCTACTTGAACTTCTGGTGAACCTGTATCGCCTTCAGCTTGTGCGTATTCTGCAACGATTGCTGCTTTAGTTTCTGCATTCAGAGACATAATGCTCTCCTAATTAAGAGTAGTTTATAAAATGTGTCAGCCAATCTCTGATTCAGCCGACACGCGAAGCGCGGATTATAGATGAACGGAATCGCAAAAGCAAAGAG includes:
- the prfC gene encoding peptide chain release factor 3, giving the protein MSFLTEVGKRRTFAIISHPDAGKTTITEKVLLFGNAIQTAGSVKGRGASQHAKSDWMEMEKERGISVTTSVMQFPYNDCLVNLLDTPGHEDFSEDTYRTLTAVDSCLMVIDAAKGVEDRTRKLMEVTRLRDTPIVTFMNKCDRDIRDPMELLDEVENELNMACAPVSWPIGCGKEFKGVYHIHRDETILYSTGHGHTIQEVRIVKGLDNPELNAEIGDELAEQLREELELVIGASHEFDQELFLKGELTPVFFGTALGNFGVDHMLDGLTEWAPAPMPREANERKVEATEDKFSGFVFKIQANMDPKHRDRIAFMRVVSGTYKQGMKMNHVRTGKMVNISDAVTFMAGDRSRAENAYAGDIIGLHNHGTIQIGDTFTQGETLKFAGIPNFAPELFRRIRLRDPLKQKQLLKGLVQLSEEGAVQVFRPLQNNDLIVGAVGVLQFDVVVARLKSEYNVEAIYESVNVATARWIECDDDKKLEEFKRKNQTNLALDGGDNLSYIAPTMVNLNLAKERFPDVMFRATREH
- the rimI gene encoding ribosomal protein S18-alanine N-acetyltransferase translates to MSNEQYLPLQPEHLDAVWAIEQCAHSHPWSETMIRDLSHQDSANSSKYQFALWVDNQLVGYVYSQNIVGEVTLLTIAVDPKQQGKGYGRKLLEHLIEYSENAAADSIWLEVRESNRGAYHLYESLGFNEIDRRVNYYPSNTTSHGKEDAIIMNMMLDSFNPFA
- a CDS encoding DNA polymerase III subunit psi, producing the protein MLDRQQQTYLKEMGITVWELAHPERLLGYQAPGIILPADCSLLLVADACPQGQDASLFIKVLASMKLQPQQALHLTPAQVTQLQKHALTWVWFAGCEAEMAETWQGVKQLTSPALADIHGNTQNRRDLWQQICSYNDLSA
- a CDS encoding GNAT family N-acetyltransferase, which codes for MQIRTEAPADILPIDALLKSAFPTSAEAKLVRSLRENSRFTLSLVACSDEGEVIGHVLFTPVTINGEDCGWQGLAPVTVKEGYRGHGVAERLIRAGLDSLLEFGYTACVVLGEPDYYSRIGFQDAASFGLTSIYNDLPEFTPGAFQVMALEGTPFTDKSGLVEYSPEF
- the ubiT gene encoding ubiquinone anaerobic biosynthesis accessory factor UbiT — encoded protein: MLSSLHSKLVMNAASLMSIPAKLIPQSVHNKVLLEGLQRVFHEALEDGDFEFLQDRWLKVSISDLNLSWMISYQDEKLIVSQSPQSQDVSFSGTLNDLVLIAGRKEDPDTLFFQRRLKIEGDTELGLEVKNLMDSLDLDSLPKPVTQCMEQLANFVQKGMSQPATKEVLA
- the ubiU gene encoding ubiquinone anaerobic biosynthesis protein UbiU, with translation MELLCPAGNLPALKTAIDCGADAVYIGFKDDTNARHFAGLNFNDKKLDKAVDYVHDHKKKIHVALNTFAHPNGFERWTNAVDKAADLGVDALIVADIALLDYAAKRYPEMELHLSVQASATNSAAIQYYANNFNVKRVVLPRVLSMHQVKQLSRNIPQGVELEVFAFGSLCIMSEGRCYLSSYLTGESPNTVGACSPAKYVRWQETEHGLESRLNDILIDRYGDGENAGYPTLCKGRFDINITGEEQRYHVLEEPTSLNTLSMLPELFAANVASVKIEGRQRSPAYVEQVTKTWRAAIDRYLASPESYQVQPQWNATLANVSEGTQTTLGAYHRKWQ
- a CDS encoding U32 family peptidase, whose amino-acid sequence is MTQDSSFQYSLGPILYFWPKQDVEAFYQQAKHSQADIIYLGEAVCSKRREMKPAQWFEIAKDLAQSGKQVVLSTMALLEAPSEVNVMKKYIDNGDFAIEANDVSGIQLAHQAKVPFVVGAAVNTYNAHTLKLFAQQGMIRWCMPVELSRDWLQQTLQQCDTLGIRNQFEIEVFSYGYLPLAYSARCFTARAENKAKDDCETCCIKYPTGIQVSSQEGQEVFNLNGIQTQSGYCYNLGNDLESMKGLVDVVRLSPLGLDTLTTLADFKANEDNQHRIITDHKQCNGYWHQLAGLIQTP
- the nlpI gene encoding lipoprotein NlpI — translated: MKYFKWLSLMSAFFLFGCANQGNSSNSFVYPPLAIPLQPSVQQELQIARLNQLVMRKEVSTSVRAQMFAERGRYLDSVGMADLARLDYETSLKLNPAQSEVFNVLGVYYTQMSDYDSAFDAFDSSLELDPNNEYAERNRAIALYYAERIPLALQDMQSNYDKDPSDPYRALWLFYIEREMDEQKALEHLEQHYQEKDEQWGWQLVAMTLGHVNQNDILESVAMGTQNNVELAQKLTELYFYLAKDYQYKGDYSNAIALYKLAISMNVYEFSEHRYAFLELGRIFKAIQTERAQEAAEQKSDATKGSQEPQESNNRPQQVYRAPKLSA
- the pnp gene encoding polyribonucleotide nucleotidyltransferase, producing MKEFYVNPIVKKFQYGNHTITLETGVIARQATAAVMASMDDTSVFVSVVAKKEAVEGQDFFPLTVNYQERTYAAGKIPGGFFKREGRPSEGETLIARLIDRPIRPLFPDAFKNEVQVIATVVSANPNISPDIITMIGTSAALAISGVPFNGPIGAARVGHIDGQLVLNPSEKELENSKLDLVVAGTESAVLMVESEADNLTEEEMLAAVVYGHDQQQTVISAINEFAAEVATPAWDWVAPAENTELKNKIAELAEAKLIDAYQITEKMARYDRIHEIAAEVNEALLAENEELNLKEVHTIFHDLEKTVVRSRIIAGNPRIDGREKDMVRALDVRTGVLPRTHGSALFTRGETQALVTATLGTQRDAQIIDSLLGEKKDNFLLHYNFPPYCVGETGFVGSPKRREIGHGKLAKRGIQAVMPSVEEFPYTVRVVSEITESNGSSSMASVCGTSLALMDAGVPIKSSVAGIAMGLVKEGDDFVVLSDILGDEDHLGDMDFKVAGTNEGITALQMDIKIEGITKEIMQIALNQAQGARKHILSVMDEAISGAREEISEFAPRIHTMKISAEKIKDVIGKGGAVIRALTEETGTTIEIEDDGTIKIAATEGEAAKEAIRRIEEITAEVEVGRIYTGKVARLADFGAFVTILPGKDGLVHISQIADKRIEKVSDYLSEGQEVQVKVLEIDRQGRVRLSMKEAVEKTEETAVEPSAE
- the rpsO gene encoding 30S ribosomal protein S15: MSLNAETKAAIVAEYAQAEGDTGSPEVQVALLTASINHLQGHFANHKQDHHSRRGLLRMVSRRRKLLDYLKGKDLERYFALIQRLGLRR